In Leptotrichia sp. oral taxon 221, the DNA window TCCAGCATTCCCTATATTTCCAGCAGCATGTACATAAATTTTCCCAAATGCATTATCACCATATTTATTAGTTCCATTACCTATATAAATTAAAACACCAGGTCTTTGATTAGTTACATTTACACCCGTACTATTACCAAATCCTTGTGTATATCCTGTTCCTGGTTTATATCCGGCCCAAAACGTTTTTCCTGTATCATTTAAATTTCCTCTGTTCCAAAATCCATCATTAAAGGTAAAATCAGAAAATGGAGTAGTATTTGGTCTTGGCAATTCAGGATTTATTTCTGGAAGCTCTGGCTTTACGATAGCAATTTCCTTAGGTGCCCTAACACTAATATTTAAATTTGGAGTAGTCGGCGCCCCAATCTTAGGTAAATTAATATTCAAAGCTGTTTTTTGAATATCTTTAGGCTTAACTGCAGCATCCACTGGTACCGCCGAAATTGGTTCAATAACTTTATTATTTAAAGCTGTTGTTCCATATTTCCCACCATCGAATGTTCCAAATTTACTACTGGCGTCTCTTTTGTATTTAATATTTTCTGTTTTGTCTCCACGACCTTTGTATTTTCCTTGCCAGTCGTTGTAGAAGAAATTCATTCCATATTGCCAGTTACTCCAAGGCGATTTTACTGCTTGGTCACCTTGTTCCATTAACTGAATCAATTCTAAATTGTAATTTTTTACTAATTTGTCGTTTTCTGATTTGACTTTTTTAAATTCTTGTCGCATATCGCCTATTGAAGTCGATATTTCTTGTCTTTTAGTTTGAATTGCTTTATCTGTCGGTGTTACATCAGAAAAACCTAGTATTCCGCATAACAAAAATACGAACAACATTTGTTCTGTATATTTAAAATCTTTACATCTCTTTGCAAAAGCTTTTAAATCTTTCGACAATTTTCTTAGGTCATTAGTCATTACATATCACCCCATTAAAAAAATTTGTAACTTCCTAAAACTACTCTTAAATTGTTATTATTAACTTTTTCTATTAGAACAATAAATTAAAATGAAAAAAGTTAAAGAAAAAAAGACAGTATTTATTTTTTAGTTTATTTTCCCGTAGAAAAATATAATAATTGAACTTAAAAAGCTAGTTTTATTGTAATAAATTTTGTAAAAACATTTATTAATACAATAAAATTATATAGTTTAAGTTAGCTATACCTTAGTATAACATAAAAAAAAAAAAAAAACAATTAATTAATTGAAAATTTTTCTTAATTTTATATTTAATAATTTTTACTGTTACAAATCTTCTGAAAGTATCTAAATATCATTGACAACCGATTTATATTTTTGATAAAATTAAAAAAAGATATAAAAGGGAGGAGCATCATGAAAACTAGGAAAAAACGGCTACCAATCGGTATTTCTGATTTCAAGGAAATCATTACAAAAAATTACTACTATTTTGATAAAACAAAATTTATTGAAAATATTTTAGACGACGGCTCAAAAGTAAAATTATTTACTCGTCCAAGAAGATTTGGAAAAACGTTGAATATATCAATGTTACGATATTTTTTTGATGTTAAAAACAAAGAGGAAAATAGAAAATTATTCGATGGATTAAATATTTCTAAAAGTGAATATTTTGAGGAGCAAGGGAATTATCCAGTAATTTCGATTTCGTTTAGAAATTATGATGAAGAAAATTGGGAAAATGGATTTAAAACACTAAAAAAAGAAATCAAACGACTGTACAATCAATTTCAATTCTTAAGAGAAAATTTGAATAACATTGATTCAAAAGATTTTGACGCGATTTGCTTAAAGGAAGATGAAGCAGAATGGCAAGAGGCTCTTTTGAATTTATCAAAATATTTGTACGAATATTACGGAAAGAAAGTCATACTCTTGATAGATGAATACGACCAACCGATAATAGATTCTTACATAAAGGGTTATTACAACAAGGCAATTAGTTTTTTCAAAACATTTTATGGCTTAGTTTTAAAAGACAATGAATATCTTGAAATGGGGATTATGACTGGTATTTTGAGAGTTGCGAAAGAAAATATTTTTTCAGGGCTGAATAATTTGGAAGTTCACACGATTTTGGATAGTGAATTTACAGAATATTTTGGAATTATAGAAAATGAAGTGGAAGAATCTTTGAAAGATTTTGATTTAGAATATGAATTAAGTGACGTTCAGAGATGGTATAACGGGTATTTGTTTGGCGATACAAAAGTATACAATCCGTGGTCAATTATTAATTTTTTAAAGAAAGGAAAATTGAAGCCTTACTGGGTAAATACAAGTGGAAATGGCTTGATAAAATTATATTTACAAAAATTGAAACATGAAATTTTTGAGGATTTTTCAAAATTATTAAAAAAGGAAACGGTTTTAAAAAGAATTAATGACAATACGACCTTTGAAAATTTGGAAACTAACTTTGAAAAAAATATTTGGAATCTATTTTTTCACAGCGGATATTTAACTTTAGCAGAAGAATATGATACGATGAAAAAAAATGTAAATGTAAAAATTCCAAATAAAGAAATTCTAGAAATGTTTTCTGAAATGTTTATTGAAATATATTTTAAAAATTCCGATAATTTTTTAGATATGACAGATGCCTTAAAAAATGGGGATATTGAAAAATTTAAACTAGAATTAAATAAAATTTTACTAGAAAATACTGGAATTTTCGATGTCAGTGGAATTTACAAAGAACAGTTTTATCACGGACTTATGCTTGGAATAATTTTGATTTTAAGAAACGAATATGAAATTATGTCAAATGGTTTTGCTGGAAAAGGCAGATATGATTTGCTTTTGAAACCTAAAAATATTTCAAATGGAAAAGAAGGCATTATTTTTGAATTAAA includes these proteins:
- a CDS encoding AAA family ATPase — encoded protein: MKTRKKRLPIGISDFKEIITKNYYYFDKTKFIENILDDGSKVKLFTRPRRFGKTLNISMLRYFFDVKNKEENRKLFDGLNISKSEYFEEQGNYPVISISFRNYDEENWENGFKTLKKEIKRLYNQFQFLRENLNNIDSKDFDAICLKEDEAEWQEALLNLSKYLYEYYGKKVILLIDEYDQPIIDSYIKGYYNKAISFFKTFYGLVLKDNEYLEMGIMTGILRVAKENIFSGLNNLEVHTILDSEFTEYFGIIENEVEESLKDFDLEYELSDVQRWYNGYLFGDTKVYNPWSIINFLKKGKLKPYWVNTSGNGLIKLYLQKLKHEIFEDFSKLLKKETVLKRINDNTTFENLETNFEKNIWNLFFHSGYLTLAEEYDTMKKNVNVKIPNKEILEMFSEMFIEIYFKNSDNFLDMTDALKNGDIEKFKLELNKILLENTGIFDVSGIYKEQFYHGLMLGIILILRNEYEIMSNGFAGKGRYDLLLKPKNISNGKEGIIFELKILKNSENLNSDKIHEKLENECKIALKQIEEKEYVSVLKNAGVEKILKIGIAFFGKEFEIKYERE